The following coding sequences are from one Shumkonia mesophila window:
- the carB gene encoding carbamoyl-phosphate synthase large subunit: protein MPKRTDIQSILIIGAGPIVIGQACEFDYSGVQACKALREEGYRVILVNSNPATIMTDPGMADATYIEPIRLDMLERIIEAEKPDALLPTMGGQTGLNAAMELWRAGVLQKHGVKMIGANAAVIAKAEDRLQFREAMERIGLESPKSALAHNIEEAREAMAAIGLPLIIRPSYTLGGEGGGIAYNLGEFEQIVASGLARSPVHEVLVEESVLGWKEFEMEVVRDSADNCIIICSIENVDPMGVHTGDSITVAPALTLTDKEYQILRNASIAVLREIGVDTGGSNVQFAINPDDGRLVIIEMNPRVSRSSALASKATGFPIAKVAAKLAVGYTLDELMNDITGVTPASFEPTIDYVVTKIPRFTFEKFPGTEPLLTTSMKSVGEAMAIGRTFKESLQKGLRSMETGLTGLNELPILGIDPANVDKNAVRAQLAQPRPDRLLAIAQAFRYGFSVTEVQAVTRYDPWFLREIEALIQVEAELKAKGLPGDAPGLRRVKAMGFSDLRLSQLTGKTPAEVGFRREVLDVRPVYKRVDTCAAEFPSQTPYMYSTYEGDGVNPPECEAAPSDRRKVVILGGGPNRIGQGIEFDYCCVHAAYALKEAGFETIMVNCNPETVSTDYDTSDRLYFEPLTAEDVIALIRTEQANGEVLGVIVQFGGQTPLKLAAALEKASIPILGTSPDAIDLAEDRERFQDLITRLKLRQPVNGIARSLEEARRVADRIGFPLVLRPSYVLGGRAMEIVHDHPALTRYITTAVQVSGDSPVLLDSYLQDAIEVDVDALADGTDVYVAGIMEHVEEAGVHSGDSACSLPPHSLAKDIIEDIRRQTVELARALHVVGLMNVQFAVKERDVYILEVNPRASRTVPFVAKATGVPIAKLAARVMAGATLASFRLPPLPRMRHVAVKEAVFPFARFPGVDVILGPEMKSTGEVMGIDASFPAAFAKAQLAAGAQLPESGAVFMSVKDKDKTSVVPLARRLAALGFKLLATAGTAGHLTDQGLAVTRLNKVLEGRPHCVDAIISGQVQLVINTTEGAQAIADSFSIRRSALTQGVPHYTTMTGAAAVVDALEALRAGKLEVAPLQSYFTGAF from the coding sequence ATGCCCAAACGTACCGACATCCAGTCCATCCTCATCATCGGCGCCGGGCCCATCGTCATCGGGCAGGCGTGCGAGTTCGACTATTCGGGGGTGCAGGCCTGCAAGGCGCTGCGCGAGGAGGGCTACCGCGTCATCCTGGTCAATTCCAACCCCGCCACCATCATGACCGACCCCGGCATGGCGGATGCCACCTACATCGAGCCAATCCGCCTCGACATGCTGGAGCGGATCATCGAGGCCGAGAAGCCCGACGCCCTGCTGCCAACCATGGGCGGCCAGACCGGGCTCAACGCCGCCATGGAACTGTGGCGGGCCGGCGTCCTGCAAAAGCATGGCGTCAAGATGATCGGGGCCAACGCCGCCGTCATCGCCAAGGCCGAGGACCGGCTGCAGTTCAGAGAGGCGATGGAGCGCATCGGCCTGGAAAGCCCGAAAAGCGCACTCGCCCACAACATCGAGGAAGCGCGCGAAGCCATGGCCGCCATCGGCCTGCCGCTGATCATCCGCCCGTCCTACACCCTGGGCGGCGAGGGCGGCGGCATCGCCTACAACCTGGGCGAATTCGAGCAGATCGTGGCCTCCGGCCTGGCCCGCTCGCCGGTCCACGAGGTGCTGGTCGAGGAATCGGTCCTCGGTTGGAAAGAGTTCGAGATGGAGGTGGTCCGTGATTCCGCGGACAATTGCATCATCATCTGCTCGATCGAGAACGTCGATCCGATGGGCGTGCACACCGGCGATTCCATCACCGTGGCGCCGGCACTGACGCTGACCGACAAGGAATACCAGATCCTGCGCAACGCCTCGATCGCCGTGCTGCGCGAGATCGGCGTCGATACCGGCGGCTCCAACGTGCAGTTCGCCATCAACCCCGATGACGGGCGCCTCGTCATCATCGAGATGAACCCCCGGGTGTCGCGTTCGTCGGCGCTGGCCTCGAAGGCCACCGGCTTTCCCATCGCCAAGGTGGCGGCCAAACTGGCGGTCGGCTACACGCTCGACGAACTGATGAACGACATCACCGGGGTGACCCCGGCCTCCTTCGAGCCGACCATCGACTACGTGGTCACCAAGATCCCGCGCTTCACCTTCGAGAAGTTTCCCGGCACCGAGCCTTTGCTCACCACCTCGATGAAATCGGTGGGCGAGGCCATGGCCATCGGGCGCACCTTCAAGGAATCCCTGCAAAAGGGCCTGCGCTCGATGGAAACCGGGCTGACCGGCTTGAACGAGCTGCCGATCCTCGGCATCGACCCCGCCAATGTGGACAAGAACGCCGTGCGCGCCCAACTGGCGCAGCCGCGCCCCGACCGCCTGCTGGCCATCGCCCAGGCCTTCCGCTACGGGTTTTCGGTGACCGAGGTGCAGGCCGTCACCCGCTACGACCCGTGGTTCCTGCGCGAGATCGAGGCCCTGATCCAGGTCGAGGCGGAGCTCAAAGCCAAAGGGCTGCCGGGCGACGCGCCGGGCCTGCGCCGGGTCAAGGCCATGGGCTTTTCCGACCTCAGGCTCTCGCAGCTGACCGGCAAAACGCCGGCCGAGGTGGGCTTCCGCCGCGAGGTGCTGGACGTCCGCCCGGTGTACAAGCGGGTCGACACCTGCGCCGCCGAGTTCCCGTCTCAGACCCCCTACATGTATTCGACCTACGAGGGCGACGGCGTCAATCCGCCGGAATGCGAGGCGGCGCCGTCCGATCGCCGCAAGGTCGTCATCCTGGGCGGCGGGCCGAACCGCATCGGCCAGGGCATCGAGTTCGACTATTGCTGCGTCCACGCCGCCTACGCGCTGAAGGAGGCCGGGTTCGAGACCATCATGGTCAACTGCAACCCGGAAACGGTGTCCACCGATTACGACACCTCGGACCGCCTGTACTTCGAACCCCTGACCGCCGAGGACGTGATCGCGCTGATCCGCACCGAACAGGCCAATGGCGAGGTCCTCGGCGTCATCGTGCAGTTCGGCGGCCAAACCCCGCTCAAGCTGGCGGCGGCGCTGGAGAAGGCCAGCATTCCCATCCTCGGCACCTCGCCCGATGCCATCGACCTGGCCGAGGACCGCGAGCGCTTCCAGGATCTCATCACCCGGCTCAAGCTGCGCCAACCGGTCAACGGCATCGCCCGCTCGCTGGAGGAAGCCCGGCGGGTGGCCGACCGCATCGGTTTCCCGCTGGTGCTGCGCCCGTCCTACGTCCTGGGCGGCCGGGCCATGGAGATCGTCCACGACCATCCGGCGCTGACCCGCTACATCACCACCGCGGTGCAGGTCTCGGGCGACAGCCCGGTGCTGCTGGACTCCTATCTCCAGGACGCCATCGAGGTCGACGTCGACGCCCTTGCCGACGGCACCGACGTCTATGTCGCCGGCATCATGGAGCACGTCGAGGAAGCCGGCGTCCATTCGGGCGATTCGGCCTGCTCGCTGCCGCCGCATTCGCTGGCGAAGGACATCATCGAGGACATCCGCCGCCAGACCGTCGAACTGGCCCGGGCGCTTCATGTGGTCGGGCTGATGAACGTGCAGTTCGCCGTCAAGGAACGCGACGTCTACATCCTGGAGGTCAATCCCAGGGCCAGCCGCACGGTGCCCTTCGTCGCCAAGGCGACCGGCGTGCCGATCGCCAAGCTGGCCGCCCGCGTCATGGCCGGCGCGACCCTGGCGTCCTTCCGCCTGCCGCCGCTGCCCAGGATGCGCCACGTCGCCGTCAAGGAGGCGGTGTTCCCCTTCGCCCGCTTCCCCGGCGTCGACGTCATCCTCGGCCCCGAGATGAAATCGACCGGCGAAGTGATGGGCATCGACGCCAGCTTCCCCGCCGCCTTCGCCAAGGCGCAGCTGGCGGCCGGCGCCCAGCTTCCGGAATCGGGCGCCGTCTTCATGTCGGTCAAGGACAAGGACAAGACAAGCGTCGTCCCGCTGGCCCGCCGCCTGGCCGCCCTCGGCTTCAAGCTGCTGGCGACGGCGGGCACCGCCGGACACCTGACCGACCAGGGCTTGGCGGTGACCCGGCTCAACAAGGTTCTCGAAGGCCGGCCGCACTGCGTGGACGCCATCATCAGCGGCCAGGTCCAGCTGGTGATCAACACCACCGAAGGCGCGCAGGCCATCGCCGACAGCTTCTCGATCCGCCGCTCGGCCCTGACCCAGGGCGTTCCCCACTACACCACCATGACGGGGGCCGCCGCCGTGGTCGACGCGCTGGAGGCGCTACGCGCCGGAAAGCTTGAAGTCGCGCCGCTACAATCCTATTTTACGGGAGCATTTTAG
- a CDS encoding GxxExxY protein, whose translation MENDPLTEKIIGAAIEVHRHLGPGLLESAYQECLCQELARGGLTVKRQVVLPIAYKGVQVEPGFRVDMIVEDNVLLELKAVERILPIHEAQVLTYLKLSGIRTGLLMNFNAMPLKNGIKRFVV comes from the coding sequence ATGGAAAATGACCCGCTGACGGAGAAGATCATCGGTGCCGCCATCGAGGTCCACCGCCATCTGGGACCGGGATTGCTGGAATCGGCCTACCAGGAATGCCTGTGCCAGGAACTTGCACGCGGAGGGCTGACCGTGAAACGTCAGGTCGTCCTTCCCATCGCCTACAAAGGGGTCCAGGTCGAACCGGGGTTTCGTGTCGACATGATCGTGGAAGACAACGTGCTGCTTGAACTGAAGGCCGTCGAAAGAATTCTGCCCATCCATGAGGCCCAGGTGCTTACCTACCTGAAGCTCAGCGGCATCCGGACCGGTCTTCTGATGAATTTCAATGCCATGCCCCTCAAGAACGGCATCAAACGCTTCGTGGTGTAG
- a CDS encoding Lrp/AsnC family transcriptional regulator — MKSKGARIKLDDIDRRILRDLQDNGRITNVELARRAGISAPPCLRRVRVLEDAGYIRGYHADLEPKALGFNVMVFAQVGLESQAEADLEAFEQLVHQWPQVRECFMLAGEADFLLKVVAEDWDDYQNFLTTKLTSAPNVSHVKSALSIRQSKFQAGVPI, encoded by the coding sequence ATGAAGAGTAAAGGGGCCCGCATTAAGCTCGACGACATCGACCGCCGGATTCTGCGCGATTTGCAGGACAACGGCCGGATCACCAACGTGGAACTGGCCCGGCGGGCCGGCATCTCGGCCCCGCCCTGCCTGCGTCGGGTGCGGGTTCTCGAAGATGCCGGGTACATCCGCGGCTATCACGCCGACCTCGAGCCCAAGGCGCTGGGTTTCAACGTCATGGTGTTCGCCCAGGTCGGCCTGGAAAGCCAAGCGGAAGCCGACCTCGAGGCGTTCGAGCAGTTGGTCCACCAGTGGCCGCAGGTGCGCGAGTGCTTCATGCTGGCCGGCGAGGCCGATTTCCTGCTCAAGGTGGTGGCCGAGGACTGGGACGACTACCAGAACTTCCTGACCACCAAGCTGACGTCGGCGCCCAACGTCAGCCACGTGAAATCGGCGCTGTCCATCCGCCAGTCCAAGTTCCAGGCCGGCGTGCCGATCTGA
- a CDS encoding LysR family transcriptional regulator, which produces MDWDKLRIFHAVAEAGSFTHAGEALNLSQSAVSRQISALEESLHVPLFHRHARGLILTEQGELLHRTAREMFAKLSMTTARIRESRERPQGLLRVTATVAFGSIWLTPRLKDFLELYPEMDISLVLADTELDLSMREADAAIRLMSPRQPDLVKLNLMRIGYRILASPRYLKDHPAPKTPRDLDEHKIIVYGDDATPPVPNLDWLLEVGTQPGKRRRPVLRVNSTYGIFRAVQSGLGIAALPEYIKRESPELVEVLPELHAPTIDAYFVYPEELRHSMRIAVFRDYLVSRIAEEGMKDTE; this is translated from the coding sequence ATGGACTGGGACAAACTTCGGATCTTTCACGCGGTGGCCGAAGCCGGCAGCTTCACGCACGCTGGCGAGGCGCTGAACCTGAGCCAGTCGGCGGTCAGCCGCCAGATCAGCGCGCTGGAGGAAAGCCTGCATGTCCCGCTGTTCCACCGCCATGCGCGTGGCCTCATCCTCACCGAGCAGGGCGAGCTTTTGCACCGCACGGCGCGCGAAATGTTCGCCAAGCTGTCGATGACGACGGCGCGCATCCGCGAAAGCCGCGAACGGCCGCAAGGCCTGCTTAGGGTGACGGCGACGGTCGCCTTTGGCTCCATCTGGCTGACGCCCCGGCTCAAGGACTTTCTGGAACTCTACCCGGAAATGGACATCTCGCTGGTGCTGGCCGACACCGAGCTCGACCTCTCGATGCGCGAGGCCGACGCCGCCATCCGCCTGATGTCGCCGCGCCAGCCGGATCTCGTCAAGCTCAACCTCATGCGCATCGGCTATCGCATCCTGGCGTCGCCCCGCTACCTGAAGGACCATCCGGCCCCGAAGACGCCGCGCGACCTCGACGAGCACAAGATCATCGTCTATGGCGACGACGCGACGCCGCCGGTGCCCAACCTCGATTGGCTGCTCGAAGTCGGCACCCAGCCGGGCAAGCGCCGGCGACCGGTTCTGCGCGTCAACAGCACCTATGGTATTTTCCGCGCCGTGCAAAGCGGCCTCGGCATCGCCGCACTGCCCGAATACATCAAGCGGGAATCCCCGGAGCTGGTCGAGGTCTTGCCGGAACTGCACGCCCCCACCATCGACGCCTACTTCGTGTACCCCGAGGAATTGCGCCATTCCATGCGCATTGCCGTGTTCCGGGACTACTTGGTCAGCCGGATCGCCGAGGAAGGCATGAAAGACACGGAATGA
- a CDS encoding ZIP family metal transporter — protein MSIILIGFLASAAAGLATGVGALPALFVPRLSGKAQDAMLGFAAGVMLAASFFSLILPALEAAQEQGSSETMAVLIVIGGILLGCAAIWGVNENLPHEHFIMGPDGKAASASLRRIWLFVIAITLHNFPEGLAVGVGFGGHDIANGTTLAIGIGLQNFPEGLAVAVALLGQNYSRARAFRVALFTGLVEPIGGLIGIAAVTFSQPLLPWGLAFAAGAMIFVISHEIIPETHRRGFENHGTLGLIIGLVVMMFLDVVLG, from the coding sequence ATGTCCATCATCCTGATCGGCTTTCTGGCCAGCGCGGCGGCCGGGCTTGCCACCGGCGTCGGGGCGCTGCCGGCGCTCTTCGTTCCCCGCCTGTCGGGAAAGGCGCAGGACGCCATGCTGGGCTTCGCCGCCGGCGTCATGCTGGCGGCCTCGTTCTTCTCGCTGATCCTGCCGGCCCTGGAGGCCGCCCAGGAACAAGGTTCCAGCGAAACAATGGCGGTGCTGATCGTCATTGGCGGCATCCTGCTGGGCTGCGCCGCCATCTGGGGCGTCAACGAAAACCTGCCCCACGAGCACTTCATCATGGGGCCGGACGGCAAAGCCGCCAGCGCCTCGCTGCGCCGCATCTGGCTGTTCGTCATCGCCATCACGCTGCACAATTTCCCGGAGGGGCTGGCCGTCGGCGTCGGCTTCGGCGGCCACGACATCGCCAATGGCACCACGCTGGCCATCGGCATCGGCCTGCAGAACTTCCCCGAGGGCCTGGCCGTCGCCGTCGCCCTGCTCGGCCAGAACTATTCGCGGGCCCGTGCCTTCCGGGTGGCGCTGTTCACCGGCCTGGTCGAGCCCATCGGCGGCCTCATCGGCATCGCCGCGGTCACCTTTTCCCAGCCGCTCCTGCCCTGGGGCCTGGCCTTCGCGGCGGGCGCCATGATCTTCGTCATCAGCCACGAGATCATTCCCGAGACCCATCGCCGTGGCTTCGAGAACCACGGGACCCTCGGCTTGATCATCGGCCTCGTCGTCATGATGTTCCTCGACGTCGTCCTCGGCTAA
- the dnaG gene encoding DNA primase: MSSFSPQFLDELRARVSLEDVVGKRVKLIRRGREYVGLSPFQKEKTPSFTVVPDKGFYHDFSSGEHGDVIDFVMKVEGLSFPEAVERLAAQAGMEIPNDSPEEREKDRQRQTLYDAMDVACAQFQKMLRMPEGKAALAYLHGRGLPDSTIERFRLGYAPDSRGTMKGALAREGVPEELMREAGLIRRPDDGRPDFDYFRGRVMFPITDRRGRVVAFGGRIMAKGEPKYLNSPESAIFQKRHVLYGLTQALKPARDGGRILVTEGYMDVISLHQAGFDFAVAPLGTALTEDHLQALWKIVHEPTVCFDGDTAGQKAAMRVADHALALLKPGYSLRFALLPTGEDPDSLIKARGAAAMSEVLAATLPLSEILWRMETQGRMPTTPEERAGLEDRLSRQALRIGDSTVRSHFLRAFKDRLWSEWREAGRRRNKGAGGERRPSPQVGIPAAAARATGTDPLRGAQQVLLAIVLRHPDVFEAEGERLGALGFADAGLDRLRQAVVTILSGQPDLDAAGLARELAAAGLAAESDALLGDPMISHHRKIAAAADAESVLATWRDTLETLRRAAFAAERETIKKRLAGDLTPDGWRRQQAALRAAIGDSEG; the protein is encoded by the coding sequence ATGTCTTCCTTCTCGCCCCAGTTTCTCGATGAGCTTCGCGCCCGCGTCTCGCTGGAAGACGTGGTCGGCAAGCGCGTCAAGCTGATCCGCCGGGGCCGCGAGTACGTGGGCCTGAGCCCGTTCCAGAAGGAGAAGACGCCGTCCTTCACCGTGGTGCCGGACAAGGGCTTCTATCACGACTTCAGTTCCGGCGAGCACGGCGACGTCATCGACTTCGTGATGAAGGTCGAGGGCCTGAGCTTCCCCGAGGCGGTCGAGCGGCTGGCCGCCCAGGCCGGCATGGAAATCCCCAACGATTCCCCCGAGGAGCGCGAGAAGGATCGTCAGCGCCAGACGCTCTATGACGCGATGGACGTGGCCTGCGCCCAGTTCCAGAAGATGCTGAGGATGCCGGAAGGCAAGGCGGCGCTGGCCTATCTGCACGGGCGCGGCCTCCCAGATTCCACCATCGAGCGCTTCCGCCTGGGCTACGCCCCCGATTCGCGAGGCACGATGAAGGGCGCCCTGGCCCGGGAAGGGGTCCCCGAGGAGTTGATGCGCGAAGCCGGGCTGATCCGCCGACCCGACGACGGGCGGCCCGATTTCGACTATTTCCGGGGCCGCGTCATGTTTCCCATCACGGACAGGCGCGGCCGCGTCGTCGCCTTCGGCGGGCGCATCATGGCCAAGGGCGAGCCCAAGTACCTGAATTCCCCCGAATCGGCCATTTTCCAAAAGCGCCACGTGCTCTACGGCCTGACCCAGGCCTTGAAGCCGGCCCGCGACGGCGGGCGCATCCTGGTGACCGAGGGCTACATGGACGTCATCTCGCTGCACCAGGCGGGATTCGACTTCGCGGTGGCGCCGTTGGGCACCGCGCTGACCGAGGATCATCTGCAGGCGCTGTGGAAGATCGTCCACGAGCCGACCGTCTGCTTCGACGGCGACACCGCCGGCCAGAAGGCGGCCATGCGGGTGGCCGATCACGCGCTGGCGCTGCTCAAGCCCGGCTATTCGCTGCGCTTCGCCCTGCTGCCCACCGGCGAGGACCCCGACAGCCTGATCAAGGCGCGCGGCGCCGCCGCCATGTCCGAGGTGCTGGCCGCTACCCTGCCGCTTTCGGAAATTCTCTGGCGCATGGAAACCCAGGGGCGGATGCCGACGACGCCCGAGGAGCGGGCGGGGCTGGAGGATCGGCTGTCCCGCCAGGCCCTGCGAATCGGCGACTCGACGGTGCGCAGCCATTTTCTCCGGGCCTTCAAGGACCGGCTGTGGAGCGAATGGCGCGAGGCGGGGCGGCGGCGGAACAAGGGCGCGGGGGGCGAGCGCCGGCCGTCGCCGCAGGTCGGCATTCCGGCCGCCGCGGCGCGCGCGACCGGTACCGATCCGCTGCGCGGCGCCCAGCAGGTGCTGCTGGCCATCGTGCTCCGTCATCCCGACGTTTTCGAGGCCGAAGGCGAGCGCCTGGGCGCGCTGGGGTTTGCCGACGCCGGGCTCGACCGCCTGCGCCAGGCGGTGGTGACCATCCTCTCGGGGCAGCCCGATCTCGATGCCGCAGGCCTTGCTCGTGAACTGGCGGCGGCGGGCCTGGCCGCCGAATCGGACGCGCTGCTGGGCGACCCGATGATCAGCCATCACCGCAAGATCGCCGCCGCCGCCGATGCCGAATCGGTGCTGGCGACCTGGCGGGATACCTTGGAAACGCTCCGGCGGGCCGCCTTCGCGGCGGAGCGCGAGACCATCAAGAAACGGCTGGCCGGCGATCTGACGCCGGACGGCTGGCGGCGCCAGCAGGCGGCGCTGCGCGCGGCAATCGGCGACTCGGAAGGGTGA
- a CDS encoding GatB/YqeY domain-containing protein produces MLRTRLKEALVTAMKARDTVAVATLRLILAALKDRDIAARGKGNLTGIPEEAILDLLQSMIRQRHESIDLYRIGERLDLVQREGAEIEVIQRFLPAQMDEAEVESAVGETVAELKATSLKDMGRTMAALKERYAGRMDFAKAGALVKKQLT; encoded by the coding sequence ATGCTGCGCACCCGGTTGAAGGAAGCCCTCGTCACCGCCATGAAGGCCCGGGACACCGTCGCGGTGGCCACCCTGCGGCTGATCCTGGCGGCGCTCAAGGATCGCGACATCGCGGCCCGCGGCAAGGGCAACCTGACGGGCATCCCGGAGGAGGCGATCCTCGATCTTCTGCAATCGATGATCCGCCAGCGCCATGAAAGCATCGATCTTTACCGCATCGGCGAACGCCTCGACCTGGTCCAGAGGGAGGGGGCGGAGATCGAGGTCATCCAGCGCTTCCTGCCCGCACAGATGGACGAGGCCGAGGTCGAATCGGCAGTCGGGGAAACCGTCGCCGAATTGAAGGCGACCTCGCTCAAGGACATGGGGCGCACCATGGCGGCGCTCAAGGAGCGCTACGCCGGGCGCATGGATTTCGCCAAGGCCGGCGCCCTGGTCAAGAAGCAGCTGACCTGA
- the trxB gene encoding thioredoxin-disulfide reductase — MPTTHKTKVLIVGSGAAGYTAALYATRANLAPILIKGMQPGGQLTITTEVENFPGFPEPIQGPWLMEQMRQQVENVGATLIDDLIVKVDLGRRPFTLIGDSGNRYVGETLIIATGASARWLGLESEKKFMGFGVSACATCDGFFFRNREVAVVGGGNTAATEALYLTNHASKVYVIHRRDELRAEKTLQERLRKNPKVEMVWNSVIDEVLGAANPPGVTGLRLRDVKTGAIRQLRLEGVFIAIGHTPNTELFAGQLALDGEGYIKTTPGGVATSVPGVFAAGDVQDHIYRQAITAAGTGCMSALDAERFLAENEILAENEA; from the coding sequence ATGCCCACCACCCATAAGACCAAGGTTCTGATCGTCGGCTCCGGCGCCGCCGGCTACACCGCCGCGCTCTATGCGACGCGGGCCAATCTGGCGCCCATCCTGATCAAGGGCATGCAGCCGGGCGGCCAGCTGACCATCACCACCGAGGTCGAGAACTTCCCCGGCTTTCCCGAGCCCATCCAGGGGCCGTGGCTGATGGAGCAGATGCGCCAGCAGGTGGAAAACGTCGGCGCCACCCTGATCGACGATCTGATCGTCAAGGTCGACCTCGGCCGCCGGCCCTTCACGCTTATCGGCGATTCCGGCAATCGCTATGTCGGCGAAACGCTGATCATCGCCACCGGCGCTTCCGCCCGCTGGCTGGGGCTGGAGAGCGAGAAGAAGTTCATGGGCTTCGGCGTTTCGGCCTGCGCCACCTGCGACGGCTTTTTCTTTCGCAACCGCGAGGTGGCGGTGGTCGGCGGCGGCAATACGGCGGCGACCGAGGCGCTGTACCTGACCAATCACGCCTCCAAGGTTTACGTCATCCATCGGCGCGACGAACTGCGTGCCGAAAAGACGCTGCAGGAACGCCTGCGGAAGAACCCCAAGGTCGAGATGGTGTGGAACAGCGTCATCGACGAGGTGCTGGGCGCGGCCAATCCGCCCGGCGTCACCGGCCTTCGCCTGCGCGACGTGAAAACCGGCGCCATCCGCCAGCTTCGGCTGGAAGGCGTCTTCATCGCCATCGGCCACACCCCCAACACCGAGCTGTTCGCCGGGCAACTGGCGTTGGATGGCGAGGGCTATATCAAAACCACGCCGGGCGGCGTGGCGACCAGCGTGCCGGGGGTGTTCGCCGCCGGCGACGTGCAGGATCACATCTACCGCCAGGCCATCACCGCCGCCGGCACCGGCTGCATGAGCGCCCTCGACGCGGAACGTTTCCTGGCGGAGAATGAAATACTGGCGGAGAACGAAGCCTAA
- the greA gene encoding transcription elongation factor GreA, which produces MEKMPMTAEGLTQLQKERERLMNVERPEIVRAIGAAREHGDLSENAEYHAARERQSFVEGRLAEIEDIISRAEVIDPSKLTGSTVRFGARVNLVDEETEEENTFQIVGSHEADVSKGRISVTSPLARALIGKQKGDIVEVNAPSGPRSYEILGVRFG; this is translated from the coding sequence ATGGAAAAGATGCCCATGACCGCCGAGGGACTCACGCAGCTCCAGAAGGAGCGCGAGCGCCTGATGAACGTCGAACGGCCCGAGATCGTTCGCGCCATCGGGGCCGCGCGGGAACACGGCGACCTGTCGGAAAACGCCGAGTACCATGCGGCACGCGAACGCCAGAGCTTCGTCGAGGGCCGGCTGGCCGAGATCGAGGACATCATCAGCCGCGCCGAGGTCATCGATCCCAGCAAGCTCACCGGCAGCACGGTGCGCTTCGGCGCCCGGGTCAACCTGGTGGACGAGGAGACCGAGGAGGAGAACACCTTCCAGATCGTCGGCAGCCACGAGGCCGACGTCTCGAAGGGCCGCATCTCGGTGACCTCGCCCTTGGCCCGCGCCCTGATCGGCAAGCAGAAGGGCGACATCGTCGAGGTCAACGCGCCGAGCGGCCCGCGCTCCTACGAGATTCTCGGCGTCCGCTTCGGCTGA
- the carA gene encoding glutamine-hydrolyzing carbamoyl-phosphate synthase small subunit: MTDTVKPTVRPPHANAALVLHDGDVYWGVGAGAPGAAVGEVCFNTSITGYQEILTDPSYAGQIITFTFPHVGNVGTNAEDIETITPAARGCILGAAITEPSNWRAAKHLDEWLRSFGLCALTGVDTRRLTRRIRDGGAPNGALIYAADGDVDLEAAFRMARDWPGLEGMDLAKDVTCHQTSTWDETTWALGRGYGRETRPRHHVVAVDYGAKRNILRCLAAAGCRVTVVTGTSTAADVLALNPDGVFLSNGPGDPAATGEYAVPMIRELMKKEDLPIFGICLGHQMLGLALGGRTRKMHLGHRGANHPVKDLATGKVEITSQNHGFMVEADSLPTGVVETHVSLFDGSNEGLKLEGRPVFSVQYHPEASPGPQDSHHLFTRFIDLIDARVSDRKR, translated from the coding sequence ATGACCGATACCGTCAAACCGACCGTCCGTCCGCCTCACGCGAACGCCGCCCTCGTCCTGCACGACGGCGATGTCTACTGGGGCGTCGGCGCCGGCGCGCCCGGCGCCGCGGTGGGTGAAGTGTGCTTCAACACCTCGATCACCGGCTACCAGGAGATCCTCACCGACCCCTCCTACGCCGGGCAGATCATCACCTTCACCTTCCCGCACGTGGGCAACGTCGGCACCAACGCCGAGGACATCGAAACGATCACCCCGGCGGCGCGCGGCTGCATCCTCGGCGCCGCCATCACCGAGCCCTCCAACTGGCGGGCCGCCAAGCACCTGGACGAGTGGCTGCGCTCCTTCGGGCTTTGCGCGCTGACCGGCGTCGATACCCGCCGCCTGACCCGGCGCATCCGCGACGGCGGCGCCCCCAACGGGGCGCTCATTTACGCCGCCGACGGCGACGTCGACCTCGAAGCGGCCTTCCGCATGGCCCGCGACTGGCCGGGGCTGGAGGGCATGGATCTGGCCAAGGACGTCACCTGCCACCAGACCTCGACCTGGGACGAAACCACCTGGGCCCTGGGCCGCGGCTATGGTCGCGAGACGCGCCCCAGGCACCACGTCGTCGCCGTCGACTACGGGGCCAAGCGCAACATCCTGCGCTGCCTGGCTGCCGCCGGTTGCCGGGTGACGGTGGTGACCGGCACCTCGACCGCCGCCGACGTGCTGGCGCTCAACCCCGACGGCGTGTTTCTCTCGAACGGGCCGGGCGACCCGGCGGCCACCGGCGAGTACGCGGTGCCGATGATCCGCGAGCTGATGAAGAAGGAAGACCTGCCGATCTTCGGCATCTGCCTCGGCCACCAGATGCTGGGCCTGGCCTTGGGCGGGCGCACCCGCAAGATGCACCTCGGCCATCGCGGCGCCAACCATCCGGTCAAGGACCTGGCCACCGGCAAGGTCGAGATCACCAGCCAGAACCACGGCTTCATGGTCGAGGCGGACAGCCTGCCCACGGGCGTGGTGGAAACCCACGTCTCCCTCTTCGACGGTTCCAACGAGGGCCTGAAGCTGGAGGGCCGGCCGGTGTTCTCGGTGCAATACCACCCCGAAGCCAGCCCCGGCCCCCAGGACAGCCACCACCTCTTCACCCGCTTCATCGACCTGATCGATGCTCGGGTCTCGGATCGAAAACGGTAA